The Meriones unguiculatus strain TT.TT164.6M chromosome 19, Bangor_MerUng_6.1, whole genome shotgun sequence genomic interval GATTCACAGACCCGGCTGGTTCTTGTCAACGCCACATATTTCAAAGGAAGGTGGCATCGCCAGTTTGACATAAAATCCACCAGGGAAATGCTCTTTAAAATAAATGAGGTAAGgaatagcatttaaaaattcaaaggaaATTTCTCTTATAATTCAAAGGAAAGTGGCATCAACAATTTCACAAAGAATGCACAATGGAAATGCCCTTGAAAACAAACAAGGTAAGGAACAGCAGCTAAGCATGCATGTCAGTGTGATGAAGAAATTGCATGGGTTTCCTTCGTCGTGAatgtgcagctcagtggtagagatgGTATATGCTGTGTGGGTGGCTGGCCTTGACCCTCagcccagaaagaaagaaatcaggaaagctCAGAAAACCATTTGAGACTTATGTTTAAGAATGAAAGATTAAacttcttagaaaaataaaagaaataagaacGAGGAGTACTTGCTGATTGTGTTattttgtagtctgttggtggCTTTTACAGCTTCTGATCATTTTTTCATAAAACTATTGTTTCTACCTCATTCTAAAACTTTAAGTTCAAGAATGACAAACCGGGCTGGAAAGATgcctcagccattaaaggctaggctcacaaccaaaaatataagaatgaCAGACCTTCGCTGCTAAGGTAATGTAATATATGTATGGGTCATGATGCAGTGTAGAAAGTAATGTATAAACGTTTagttaaaaagtaatttttatttaaacaagcattttatgttattagtcAATTTATCATATTAGGCAGTATTCATACCTTTCTAATATTGAAAATGAGTGGCTAAGATCTCAGTCTTAATTGGAGTATAATTTGAATCAAAGTAGATATTACAATAGTTTGCCCAATCTTTCTACAAATATAATTTAATGCAATTTGGAGTATTATGGGTGTTAATCTCAACATTTGCTTTTTCTTAGCAGTATTTCAAACTTTGTGGAAAAAAAAGATCTCTTATTGGGAAATTTAAGGTTCATTATGGATAGCCTGTAGCAAATTTTTATGTTTAATGTAccactgtaattaattaaagtcTTCCCAGGTGTCCCAGTTCTGTATTTAAAATATACCATTAAACTGAAACAACTGGATCAAATCATAAGAAGATGCACAAAGTTCTGTTAAGACAGCCCCAGCTTGTAATGGGTTGACAAGCATTTTCTGCTTTGTGATGGCTTATCAGACTGTAATTTCACCAACAGGCTTACATGGATATCTGTCCATATGGTCCCCATCTGGTAGTAATTTGACCTGTGGTTTCCCTTCCCTTTGATAGGCTGTCAGGATGTAGCTCTACCCTATGTCTGTGACTGTATGTGCTTCTAAGTTTTCTGCTTTGTGATGGGTTAGAAGACTGTGACCCATTGTGAACCTTTGAGCATGTATGCTCCTGTGGCCAGGCTGTTTTCTGAGAGGATGTTTCTGTCTGTCACAACACTATGAAAATATTCTGGCCTACTTTATGAAAACGTTTTCTGCAATTTGTAATTGATTATGCTGTTTCCTCAGATGTAATTGTTGATCATCTTAAATGGTGAAATTCCTACATGTGGTGTGTTAGTGTAACAAACTACCTGAGATAGTCAACTCAAAAGAAGGAAATGCCTATTTTGGCTGATGGTTCCAGACGTTTCATTCTGGGTCAGTTGTTCCAATCACGGCAGGTTGTGGTGACGCAGTAGAGCATGGTGAAAATGCATGGTGCAGGCTTGTTACCTCACAGAAGTCAGGAAGCaaaggagagaaacaggaagGGGCTGCTACAGTACCAATATCCCCTTCAGGGTTTATCCCTTCCCCAATACTTAGTTTTCCCCCATTAGGCCCTAGGGTAAAGTTTTGGCCAGCTCTCAGTACTGCCACCATGTGGACAGAGGCTTTGGAACATGGGCCTTTGTGGAATATTAGGACCCAATTAGGACCTAAATACTTATATTTTAATGGCACATTTCTTTTGCTGGATAACATTATCTTTCCCTAGTTAATCCCTGGCCTggttgttttgtcaacttgacacaacctacaGCCATTTAAGAAGAAAGACTCTACATTGATAAATGGCCTCAATAAGACCAGCCTGGAGGCAAGTCTGTTGggatttttcttgattaatgattggtgtgTTCCAGCCAATTGTGGGTGGGACCAACCGTGGGCAGATGGTCATGATCtgaataagaaagcaagctgagaaaaCCAAGGGGGACCTGTCAAAAAGTAGCATTTCTGCATGGCTTCTTGACTTCCTCCTCTGACTTCACTCAGTGACCTGAAAattgtaagataaaataaagtttttttttcaccccaagttgcttttgatcatggtgcttTAATACAGTAGTAGAAACCCTAAGTACAAGAGTCATATCTATATCTGCTTGCAGGCAATAATTTTTACGAAagcaggaagaggcagacagacattGTCTGTTTATTGGACTGtgaatattctttttattgtgaGTGCTGAAAACAATCCTGGAACTAACTGCAGTTTATCCAGCAACTTTGAACTCTCTCCATAATATCCTTTAtgtttttggtttgtctgtttagAAGGAGAAGAGGCCTGTGCAGATGATGTGTCAGGAGCACACGTTTAAGCTTGCCTATGTGAGTGAGGTGCAGGCACAGGTGCTGCTGTTACCCTATAAGGGCAAAGACCTGAACATGTTGGTCCTGCTCCCGGATGACGGCGTGGACCTCAGCCAGGTGAGGCAGGAGAGACTGTTGCTTTTGCCACTCCTGATGTCTTAGAGCAGAATCCATTATTCCCAGTGTCTTTTCTTATTAGACCAGAACTCAATGTTTTCACCTTTGTAACTGCCAGTTAATGGGATGGGACTTATAGACCCAGCTTTGTGTTGTGTACAGGAACTGGGTTTTGGGATCAAAGCTGTGTCCAAGTCTCCCACTATAGGCTCTGTGGCCTTGACATATGACATAAATTCATCACTAGAATGGGAGATGGATACCTGATAGAATAAAGTGAGGGTAACCCAGGCAACAAACTTAGCGCTGTGCTTGGAACAGAGCCCTCCCCCTCCATAAATATAACCCATGACACGATCTTTGTCAGGATTTTATTTAACATGTGAGATaataaaacagacagaaaaattgCCGCACTTTGACCTAACCAAAAGGAAAGAGGAGGTGTGCAGCTGGGGAGGGCAGAGTCAGGCAGTTCGTTGTGGCACATCTTAGTCTTCCTTGCAACTGGACTCCCCACAGTGTGTCAGCCATCTTCGGCATGGTGGGCAGCGGAGCGTGCGTGACCTCAGGTGTCTTTGTCAGCAGAGCAACTCACCTGGCTCTCACCATCCGGCTCCCTAACTGCGCCATTGCTTGTCTCGGGTGTTAGCTAGCTTTTCATCACTGACCAAATGTCTGACATGAATAGTCTAGAGGGAGGATGTATGGTGCCTCGCTGTTACAGTGGATTAATTTCAAGTTACCTGGCACCATTATTTGGGTCCATGGTGGCAGGGACTTCAGATCTATTggtaaacaggaagcagagacctgTTTACCAAGGACCAATGGTGACCGTGAGAGGTACACTTAAGGGTACACTTAAGGTCCaataactacttttttttttttcattcatctaGACCTACCTTGTGCCTAAAATTTTTAGCTGCCTCCCAAACAAAAATTCAGCTTATTAAACTTTTGCTGTAATTTCATTTTCAAGGCACAAAAGCTCACGAAACACAAAGAATCCAACCCTGGATAAACTCTTTTCTGACGTGGCTCACATCAATTCCTTTCTTTTCCAaaatttagtttttagttttacaGTAATTATTTTACTATCTTCAAAACTAGGTctaggtcaagaaaacagaagcaaacagGCCCCAAACCTTAATCACTTGAATATGGACATCCATCAGCATAAAAGATGTCTCAGATGTAATTGAGGATAATTAATTACATGCCCTGGGCTGTTTGGCGTCTGTGCCCATTAGGGAAACCACATAAAAGCTAGCAGCACATTGGGAGCTGCACACTGCTGGTCATTTGAATAGGCAGTGTCCCATGTATGATGATGGAGTGTACTGTGAGCGGGAagtgtctccccccccccccccgataagACTGCAACTGTGAGTCTGAAAGTCTCTAATTCTGCTTTGTCAGGTGGAAAACAATCTCACTTTTATGAAGTTAAAGGCCTGGACCAGACCAGACTTTATGAAGAACACTAAAGTTTCGGTTTTCCTTCCAAAATTTAAACTGCAAGAGGATTATGACATGGAGTCCGTGTTTCAGCATTTGGGAATAATGAATGTTTTCCAAGAGGGCAAGGTTGACCTATCAGGAATGTCTccagtgaaagacctgtgtgtgTCCAAGATTGTTCACCAGAGTGTGGTGGAGGTCAATGAAGAAGGCACAGAGGCTGCAGCAACCTTGAACGCAGTAAATGAAAAATTGTGCAACACGGCTGTTTTCTGCGCTGACcgccccttccttttctttatcaGGCACAACAAAACCAACACCATCctcttctgtggcaggttctcaTCTCCATAAAGGCACATTTACTATGTGTGTGGGGTGAGGACAGTTCTCCCTTCCGCATCTTTTTAACTCCTACAGCTCTGTGAGGATGGGCAAACAGGGCGAAGCCATGTTCCTCCCTTCAGCCCGATCTTATGATGCCCGCATTCAGCTCTCCCTATCCCGACCTTCATCTGTGTCCTTTGTCAGGTCACAGGACCACAGAGTGGTATGGTTTCCTGTTGCGTTTAGGAGGGAAACAAATCCCACAAGACAGCCTACAATATACTGTAAGGTAACCCTATATAAACCCCTCCCTCGCTGCACAGAAAAGCCATGGGAGCTATATACACTGTGCTTTCCTGGCAGCTCAGCTCTTGCCATCACTTGCCTTAACCTGATAGCATCATAGTAAATGCCTCTGTGGATGATGACCACTACTGCACTTCTCCTGGGGACTGGTCCTTCAtgctcattttaaatttattttctttgctgtcCACTACTCACCAGGTCTGTGCCCAACACTGTGTTAGGCTTGGGGACAAGCACAGATGTGTGCTCCTCTAAAGCTGGTCTTTACTATCTGTTTTTACACTTATCTAGTTGTCATGACAACTAGCTTGGACTACCACATGTTCCTGTGCATAAGTCATCCTTCTGAGGACTGCTGTGTATCCACCTCTAACTGTAATAGTTAAATTCTATGAAGTCCTTAAAAgccatttcaaaataaattttgttttctcaccAACCATGTGCATAGTTTGAACTTCAATTGGACCACTGAGCGCAGCTGCTTTATCTATTAACCTTCTGATCTTAGATATGCCTCTAATTAGACACTATGGAGAAGAAGTGGGAGGTTGAACCACAAGGAGAGGTCTGGGAGCATCAAGAGAAAAGATTTGTGTTGATGATAGGTTGTATCTcctggtgagaaaaaaaaacctaaccccCAGGGCAGTCTtcaaaccataaaaataaatattccaagaccttttaaattttcaaaacttAGGCTTTAGCTGGGCAGATAGTAGCCTGAGTTAACCCTTCCATCTTCCAAACCCATGGCCAGCTATCTTCTCAGCATCCACAAATATGTCTGTCTTCCTCCAGTGTGTCGAGGTTCAAagcttttctcttcccttcccagagttcctttctctctaccaggaagtcctgccttccacttcctctccttctgccCAGCTAATTGGCCAATCAGCTCTTTTTTGACAGCTGCTATAGCCACACAAGACATTCCACTACAATTTCCTCTTTTGTTCTACTAAAAGGTCCCTtttacatatatgtctatattattatacatatatacaataaacTATGTACAGAAGAGCCATGAAACAATTGGGAAAACCATATCTAAAAACTACGTTcataatgttttgtttatttgtatttggcagccttaaagaaaacatttatctgCCTTCTTGGTGAGTCTAAATACCTGAATGCAAATCAATCTCTATCATATCTCACATCCATCAACCTAAAAACATTTATCTAGATCTAAGAACATATTCTTAGCTCCTAAGCAGCTAAGTGTAATTGTAAGACTATAACTCTCAAGTCTTCAACCTTATCAGAGACTTAAGAAGGAATAAATATTACCTAAATATGTGGGAAGTGcaagcaagcagcttccaaaactatagaaatgacagagctATTTGGCTGTCTGAACAGTCTTCCATAAACTTATTATAACATTGGAGTataatcttcagccttctggctctaAATATTTGGCAGACTTTTCTGTAGGGCAGGAATTATGAAGGATTTGCCCATCTTGTCCTTGCAAAGCTTGGCAACCAACTCTCCTACATTCAATTTGTCCAGTTTGGACAGTATTTTGTCTGTAATTGACCTAAGGGCATTTTTCTAACCTGGTGGCTAACTTATCACATATGAAGCCCTTGATGCTCTTTGCAGTAGAAAAGAAGGACTTTCAGGAGCAggcct includes:
- the LOC110561384 gene encoding serpin B9-like produces the protein MLCEKNPSKNVCYSPMNISSTLAMLLLGAKGNTEIQILQVIDVCAESGVHRKLQWLLSILNKPTRKYSLRVASRLFAENTCEFLPTFKESCLQFYKSELEQLSFAKDAEESRKHINTWVSKQTKGKIPELLSEDSVDSQTRLVLVNATYFKGRWHRQFDIKSTREMLFKINEKEKRPVQMMCQEHTFKLAYVSEVQAQVLLLPYKGKDLNMLVLLPDDGVDLSQVENNLTFMKLKAWTRPDFMKNTKVSVFLPKFKLQEDYDMESVFQHLGIMNVFQEGKVDLSGMSPVKDLCVSKIVHQSVVEVNEEGTEAAATLNAVNEKLCNTAVFCADRPFLFFIRHNKTNTILFCGRFSSP